A single genomic interval of Numenius arquata chromosome 14, bNumArq3.hap1.1, whole genome shotgun sequence harbors:
- the ERI2 gene encoding ERI1 exoribonuclease 2 gives MATKRLARRLGLARSSGRARSGGRAAAAAVGQRFGYLIVLDFEATCWREAGPRRPEIVEFPAVLLNTSTGETESEFHTYVQPQEHPILSEFCRELTGITQNQVDEGVPLNICLSQFLKWIQKIEKEKKVIFSSDIPSHSTSEAKLCTFVTWTDWDLGVCLHYECKRKQLRKPDILNSWIDLKATYRAFYNRKPKGLSGALQDLGIAFAGREHSGLDDSRNTARLAWRLICDGCVLKVTKSLDKAQPKNNLISRSPTVNFPDKTPLGSNSRPETSRDGTCKTNSLAEKNHNNIAGININYNVETEEQQTTCSDSSADVHIVPISNSRTQLHAQAQSSLSASTDRFPVPLEQVQRSRSVVPTGIRQGLSHGQPLSTARYSPAAQGSGLVLVSTTISSVNISNEHISTSSDCLSLLTDWEDVALIPESQDEQNSDSVLVKSDSSTDILTEFEEKTISEQSVVVSSDNQSLEKTVAPVEPLKSIIYKSPDTTIYNVETVQRQTSNFSAFKLPSAKVNAIPAQSALTGNYSTPSEVPKRKPTSPKMFPPAKKQSFAIYHEKTASFDHSLPLRSSSLPKVSPAILNSMANLNQSVRTLKNGKPTPPLCNCGRRAKKLHVSNAGPNHGKAFFCCPVGKHEGSKKGCGYFKWEYVLLKQKSSGLTLNADSSTSLATCTSNLGNSSNKKYFCLRPSMRT, from the exons ATGGCCACCAAGCGCCTGGCcag GCGGCTGGGCCTGGCGCGGAGCAgcgggcgggcgcggagcggcggccgggcagcggcggcggcggtcggGCAGCGGTTCGGCTACCTCATCGTCCTCGACTTCGAGGCGACCTGCTGGCGGGAGGCGGGACCGCGCCGCCCCGAGATCG TTGAATTTCCAGCAGTCCTGTTAAACACTTCAACAGGAGAGACTGAATCTGAATTCCACACATATGTCCAGCCCCAGGAGCATCCTATTCTCTCTGAATTTTGTAGAGAACTAACTGGCATAACACAG AATCAGGTTGACGAAGGGGTCCCTCTGAACATTTGTTTATCACAGTTTTTGAAATGGATTCAAAAgatagaaaaggagaagaaagttaTATTCAGTTCAGATATTCCAAGTCATTCTACTTCAGAAGCAAAACTATGCACCTTTGTGACTTGGACAG ACTGGGACCTCGGTGTGTGTTTGCACTATGAGTGTAAAAGGAAGCAGCTGCGAAAACCCGACATTTTAAATTCTTGGATTGATCTCAAAGCAACATACAGG GCCTTCTACAACAGGAAACCTAAAGGGCTAAGTGGTGCTTTGCAGGATTTGGGGATAGCTTTTGCAGGACGGGAACATTCTG GGTTGGATGATTCTCGGAATACTGCCCGTCTTGCTTGGAGGCTGATTTGTGATGGATGTGTGCTGAAGGTTACTAAATCTTTGGATAAG GCACAGCCGAAGAATAATTTAATTTCCAGATCACCGACTGTAAACTTCCCTGACAAGACTCCACTGGGAAGTAACAGCAGACCTGAAACATCTCGAGATGGAACTTGCAAAACAAACTCTCTGGCTGAGAAAAACCACAACAATATTGCTGGAATTAATATAAACTATAACGTAGAAACTGAAGAACAACAGACCACTTGCAGTGATTCCTCTGCAGATGTCCACATTGTACCTATCAGCAATTCAAGGACTCAGTTACATGCTCAAGCCCAAAGCTCTTTATCAGCATCCACTGACAGATTTCCTGTCCCCCTCGAGCAGGTGCAGCGATCCCGCAGTGTGGTACCAACAGGCATTCGGCAAGGACTGAGCCACGGGCAGCCCCTGAGTACAGCCAGATACAGCCCCGCAGCACAGGGGTCGGGACTAGTGCTCGTCTCCACTACCATCTCTTCGGTTAACATCTCCAACGAGCACATCAGTACTAGTTCTGACTGCTTATCGCTGCTGACTGACTGGGAAGATGTCGCTTTAATACCAGAATCTCAAGATGAACAAAATTCAGACTCTGTTCTAGTAAAAAGTGACTCAAGTACAGATATTTTAACGGAGTTTGAAGAGAAAACGATTTCAGAACAATCAGTTGTGGTGAGTTCAGACAATCAAAGTTTGGAGAAAACTGTAGCACCTGTGGAACCTCTGAAATCTATCATTTACAAAAGTCCTGATACTACTATCTATAATGTAGAAACAGTACAAAGGCAGACTTcaaatttttcagcttttaagttACCATCTGCAAAGGTAAATGCTATTCCGGCACAATCAGCATTAACTGGAAATTATTCTACTCCTTCAGAGGTGCCTAAAAGAAAGCCAACTAGTCCAAAAATGTTCCCACCagcaaaaaaacagtcttttgcTATCTATCACGAGAAAACTGCATCTTTTGATCATTCCTTACCTTTAAGAAGTTCCAGTTTGCCCAAAGTGTCTCCTGCCATTCTGAACTCCATGGCCAATTTGAATCAGTCTGTAAGAactctgaaaaatggaaaaccaaCTCCCCCTCTGTGTAACTGCGGTCGAAGGGCTAAAAAACTGCATGTGTCAAATGCTGGTCCAAATCATGGGAAagcatttttttgttgtcctGTTGGGAAGCACGAAGGTAGTAAGAAAGGTTGTGGATACTTCAAGTGGGAATATGtacttctgaaacagaaatctaGTGGTCTCACCCTGAATGCCGATTCTTCGACCTCTCTTGCAACTTGCACTAGTAATTTAGGAAATTCTtccaacaaaaaatatttctgtcttagACCCTCTATGAGAACTTGA
- the LOC141472056 gene encoding acyl-coenzyme A synthetase ACSM3, mitochondrial-like, producing the protein MALAAVHFSLKIPSAMSLRAPLRRSLQLCSPCYPVHTSLSYEAIQQQYRPEVPEYFNFARDVLDRWTEVEKEGKKPKNPALWWVDGAGEEVRWSFEELGVLSRKVANVLSDACGLQRQDRVILILPRVPEWWLVNVACMRTGTVLIPGTQQLTAKDILHRLQKSKAKCIITDDAVAPAVDSVGAECQSLKFKLLVSEGHREGWLSFKDLLKNASSDHHCVTTKCRDPMAIYFTSGTTGSPKMTEHSHSSYGIGLTASGRYWLDLTSSDIFWNTSDTGWAKSAWSSIFSSWIQGACVFVHKMPHFDPSIVFETLSRFPITVFCSPPTAYRMFVQHKLSSYTFMSLRHCVSAGEPINPEVMQEWKAQTGLDIHEGYGQTETVLICGNFKGMKIKHGSMGKPSPGYDVKIIDENGNILPPGKEGDIAIRVKPMRSLFLFTCYADDPEKTEATIRGDFYVTGDRGIMDEEGYFWFVGRADDVINSAGYRIGPFEVESALVEHPAVMESAVVSSPDPIRGEVVKAFVVLTSDYASHDPAKVMKELQDHVKKVTAPYKYPRKMEFVQQLPKTISGKIRRNELRQKEWRKD; encoded by the exons ATGGCTCTTGCTGCTGTGCATTTTTCACTGAAGATCCCAAGTGCTATGTCCCTGCGGGCTCCCCTGAGAAGATCTCTCCAGCTTTGTAGCCCGTGCTACCCAGTTCACACCTCTTTGAGTTATGAAGCCATACAACAACAGTACAGACCAGAGGTGCCAGAGTACTTCAACTTTGCAAGAGATGTGCTAGACAGATGGACTGAAGTGGAAAAG gaaggaaaaaagcctaaAAACCCTGCGTTATGGTGGGTAGATGGTGCTGGAGAAGAGGTACGGTGGAGCTTTGAGGAGCTGGGAGTGCTGTCCAGGAAAGTGGCAAATGTACTCTCTGATGCCTGCGGTCTGCAACGGCAAGACAGAGTTATTCTGATTCTGCCCCGAGTCCCGGAGTGGTGGCTGGTGAACGTGGCTTGCATGAGAACGG GAACTGTCCTGATTCCTGGCACACAGCAATTGACAGCAAAGGATATTCTTCATCGACTACAGAAATCCAAGGCAAAGTGTATTATCACTGATGATGCTGTGGCACCAGCTGTAGACTCAGTTGGGGCTGAATGCCAGTCTCTGAAATTCAAGTTGCTTGTGTCGGAGGGCCACAGAGAAGGATGGCTGAGCTTTAAAGATCTCCTGAA aaATGCTTCTTCTGATCACCACTGTGTGACCACAAAGTGTCGAGATCCAATGGCCATCTATTTTACCAGTGGAACGACAGGATCTCCAAAAATGACTGAACATTCCCACAGCAGCTATGGTATTGGCCTCACAGCAAGCGGAAG GTACTGGCTGGACTTGACTTCCTCAGATATATTTTGGAATACATCAGACACGGGCTGGGCAAAGTCAGCTTGGAGCAGCATTTTTTCGTCATGGATTCAAGGGGCGTGTGTATTTGTACATAAGATGCCACACTTCGACCCAAGCATTGTCTTTGAG ACTCTGTCAAGATTTCCCATAACCGTCTTCTGTTCTCCTCCAACTGCCTATCGAATGTTTGTGCAACATAAGCTGTCCAG CTATACATTCATGAGCCTGAGGCACTGCGTGAGTGCTGGGGAGCCAATCAACCCTGAGGTGATGCAAGAATGGAAAGCGCAGACGGGGCTGGATATTCATGAAGGCTACGGACAGACAGAAACA GTGCTGATCTGTGGAAATTTTAAGGGAATGAAAATCAAACATGGCTCTATGGGAAAGCCCTCTCCGGGGTATGATGTCAAG attatAGATGAAAACGGTAATATTCTGCCTCCTGGAAAAGAAGGAGATATTGCCATCAGAGTAAAACCTATGAGAtcgctttttctttttacttgctATGCT GATGATCCAGAGAAAACAGAGGCAACAATACGTGGAGACTTTTATGTCACTGGAGACAGGGGCATTATGGATGAGGAAGGGTACTTCTGGTTTGTTGGAAGAGCTGATGATGTCATTAATTCTGCTGG ATACCGTATCGGACCATTTGAAGTAGAAAGTGCCCTAGTGGAGCATCCTGCGGTGATGGAATCAGCAGTTGTCAGCAGCCCAGACCCCATCAGGGGAGAG GTAGTGAAAGCCTTTGTTGTTTTAACATCTGACTACGCTTCACACGATCCGGCCAAAGTGATGAAAGAGCTACAGGACCACGTTAAGAAAGTTACTGCTCCATACAAGTATCCTAGGAAG ATGGAGTTTGTTCAACAGTTGCCAAAAACTATTAGTGGGAAGATCAGAAGAAATGAACTGCGCCAGAAGGAGTGGAGAAAGGATTAA